CATGCAGATACATCAAAAGCCCATCGTGTATTAATGAGAGACATCTTTAACTGATATATTGGTAAAATCTTGAAATGTGTAGACCAATTAACGTAACAAAGGAATAcagataattttttataccatGTGTGAACCTGTAGACATTAATCCTGTTCAGGGTCACAAACACAAAACAGAATCCTAATATATaagcaaaaaataacaaaactgtCAATATGAACATGCagtgtaaaacaaataaaaacatacaataatGTGATTGAACTCCCAAATACATGTTAATAAGTTgcaaaatagtaaatatacttaagattttcattttttatttcagccatgaataataaatttgccATACAACTACAAATACAATTgtatatctattatttaaacatagcACAAAGgagtattgtttaataatttatacactTACCATACAACTTAGCATTATCCGGTCCTCTTTCTCTTAAACTAGAAGTAGCAGTCAACTTAGCAGTCTCTAGAAGAGGCTCATTACACTCATAGTCGTAATAATATCGTACTGAATCTGAAAATCGCAGTTAaactttatgttaattaaagttattctGATTCAAATTAAAACTCAGTATTAATACTTGTTAAGTTACGTCGATCTTAATAAATCTTAtcatttagaaatttattcaACGCTTTTTTAACGAATATGTGAATCCTAACTACATTACACTAACCTGATTTGACGCTTGTTAAGCTTAAACACAGCACCGCAACGAAATAATACAAAGTATCAATCATCATAACTTCATAGCTATAAATAATGCAGCTAAATATTAATTCGTCGTTGTAAtagaattcaaataaaaatttgtttgatCATTACAAAATTCGGTCGGCGTTGGAGCAACGCAGCTTGCGGACAACACCCAAATACATGTAAATTGCCAAAAGTGAAATTTATCCTTACCTGTGCCTTTAAAACTTCATAAATATGTGTGTCACTGTGTTGTTGTCGACCATTTGTCAATTGCCATTGTCACTCCGATTTCGGCAATTGTTCGATTCGATTCTTCCATTAGGaagattttgtttttcaattttaatacattttaactgTTTGCATTGGCCTTACTTCTAGATTAAACCACATAAAgtaggtgttttttttaaatctagtttatttttatttaaaagactaAAAGATTATCTCTAAATAGGTGAACGCCCTAGTCGCCACTTattcttcatatttttttatagatccGTATTCGGTTTCCCGTGAAGTCAACAATTAAAGTCAGTGCCACGTTATAAgttttatactaattaaagTATGAAAGACCTCTTTTCTggataattttactaaaaggTAAGACTTCTATTTCCATGATTGAGTCATGCCAAGTTTGTCACGCAACTAGCTTgctgtttttaaaatcaatacttCACCGGCCCCACTacgtaatattattgtttatttttgtacaatatgaaattgtaaaattaatgtttttaccatacagaaataactataaattattatcgtGTTATTgctagtatttataataataattcctttaaccctttttatttaatacgccccaaaacattaaaattaagtaaattctaaataaaccTGCAGAATAAATCATGTCAACGACAGACCGTAAGTTGGAATTAGAACGTAAGAAGGCAAAGCTCCAGGCTCTTCGTGATGAGAAAGATCGTCGTCGCAGAGAAAAAGAGCAGAAAGATGCCGAAGAAGCTTTGGTAAGTAAAGAAGTAATTACCTTaacgtaaattaaaacattaagaaTTAACCTTAATGTAAttacaatctttttttataaacataatataacaatttttcaaTTCTTATTAGAATGACAAGCAATAACATGTGAACATTACAATCTTCAGATTATATCTTCTAAAATACAATGAACTAAACTTTATCTTTTGAATCCTTATAGAATACAAAACACCttctagttttatttatttcctttttagCACAGAGCATCCACAGCTTCAAGCTTGGACAGCCGCCGGGATCTTGATGAAATGCTATCATCACTTGGGGTGGCTCCAGTGAAAGATGTGCTCTCATCACTTTCTTCGATGACTTCATTAACACCACCTCAGACAGCCTCACCCGATGCCAGCCTTCCACATACTGATAAATCAAGCATTCCACATGGGTGTGTATATCCATGAGCTCTATGATGAAAGATAAATGAACATAAGATTAGTTATTACAGACACAAGTCTATTAGCTATGTCAAAATAGCTCggcataataaaaaaattatattaagtacatttttaacaaCTAACTCTTTGTTGACATTTTAAACggaaaatagtatttttaatcatgtttaacaaaagaaaactgCTTATAGTGAACTACTTTTGAAAAACGTATTTCAGCACACCTAAGAAACCTCCACAACTGCAAGTTGTATCAGTTCAGTCTACAGACATTCCTCCAAAAGAAAATCTAACATATGCTAAGCAAACACAAACCACCACATCGGGAGTCACTGAATTGCGTGATGGTAAGCCCCTTTACAACTTagttagtgttttgtttttatatatttaaagtttggGTACCCcagaaaaaaattgacagTTTAAAGTTCTAAATGTTCTCAAGAACCAGTATTGCCTAGTATAATACTTTGGATATTTCAGTTATCACCTAAAACATCTTAGATGTGGCAgcttattattgaaattaaattttgatctTCCATAACTTACAATAATTCTCTTTACTAAAGATAACATTACTGAAATTGTTCAATGGCGTTGAAAGATCTGTAAACACCAAAGGATGCACACATCTTAAAGCACTTGACAAcaaacatatatgtatttaaaaaatatttcaaacccATTGAACTGAAAATAATactcaattttaataatgtgtgtgtgtgatatAAAAAGTAACCTGCCTCTGTTTGTCAAATTAACTTATGACTCTCAAAGGCATAACAAATTCTCATTAACAATTTTCATGATAAAGATTTTACTAACCATAatgtctatatatttttgagaATTTGTTGAATTGATTTAACTGTGATGTTTGGGTGATGGTTTTATGTTATCATTTGCAAATGCAACTTGCTACTAACACATTTATGAAATCAGACACTAATATAGTTATACtacttttttaagtttaactaTGTCTAATTCCACTCTACAAGATGGATACAAGCTGTGTGGCTTGCATTTTCATGCTAATATGTTTTAGACTTAATTTACactagataataaataaaatatataataaataatattacgatcagcttaatcaaaaatatttttttaatctacacATCAGCTGCATGAAATCAGTTTTAGGaacttcataaaaataattccatGTAACAAAACTGTACCATATGTATTTTGTTGAAGTACTTTTTAGACAAGTGATTATTATTTACCGTCTTCCATTTTACTTATCTTTGAAAAAGTAgtataacttaacataattttaaaagtatatctTGCTTCATGTACCACATAGTACAGTATAGTATTTGCAAATGATACGTATCGTCGACATGTAGTGAAGCAGTATTTACTTTTCACACTTCTCGCCTTTGTAGTCTGAATTTTTTTGAAACAAATGTTAGTTATTGCTTTTGCTTACAGGCTCTTTCATTAGTGTTATTAgatgattattaaatatgccGTAAGACAGTAACTGTATACTTTGCATtaggtaaattaattttagagaGATTTAACTTTTCTCTCTTACAAATCCCTTGCAAGTAAGGTGTGATTGATTCGTGTTGGTTACTGAAGGGTCACACTTGTCTAAAAAGGGATTGGAGAAAATTTCTGCGATCGATTcgatttaatgatttaagtaAATCATATCatcatcaatattttttcgaTGTAGAACACGTATTACACGAATTGAAAAAGCCTGTGATGAGTATCTGTTCATCCTTATAATTATTCGGACTACAATTCCTCACGCAGTTATCAAGCTTTCGTGCTGTTCTGTGGTTATTAATAACGTTTatgtaaagataaataaatgcaGTTGTATGTGAGAATTATactcatgttttaaacaactAACAGCCGTACTAAAAGTCGCTCATTAAGAGTTAATggttacttatatataaaagctatAATAATGCTTACTTAAATAAGCCAACaagttagtaattattaatctgTCTTTAGAGAAAATGGGCGACTCTGAGTACACCtataaatattagataataaaaaaaacaaacattgcgAATGAGTGACAAAATAAGAGTTAGTTAAACTCTTATTTTCCTCAAATATGACTGCAATtatgtgttaattaaaataaaaatctcgCGGTGAAACCGTAAAAGTAAATACTGTATGAGTGTTTGGTGCAATGTTTGTGTTTGTGCTACCATAAACAAGGCTCTTCCAATGCATCACCGCTTGCAGGATACATGGAGGACTGGTGGCGGCCACGGAAAGGTAATATTGACTTTATTAACTCTATTGATAGAGGTTGATTTTTGCTTGTTAGCGTCCCGAATATTCTTCCGAATATTTAGTTCATTTTATACCTTCCTTGTTTTGTAGTGTTTCACTTTGTTCACGGAATGGCTAGATCGTATTTTGTtcagaatttttaatttcaaataaaggTTCTATTTGTAGAAAAGCGGACGCATCAGCGAAACACAAACTCTACAAAGCATTTTTTGTCTTACAaacactaataaatatttttaattggacATATCATTAGGAATTCtcattgtttaattatttaatacactTTTGACCAAATCATTACAAAAATTTCATCATCTGCATGtcagagttttttttttttaatttaacaggATTTTAGGCACGTTTTATGTCGCATGGTCTCGTAACACtggtttataacaatatttttggtaaaattAGGTAAGATAATTGAATTGTAAGGTTTAAGAGAGGTCACGGTTGAAAGTCGATATTTTTGAATCTGTGATCGATTTACTGATCTGAATGTTCTCTTCCATAGCCCACGCGGCAGACTACTACGGTAAGTCATTATTCCTCCCGTTCGCTTCTCATGAGACTGAATAACTCGGTGGCGGTAGGACTAGACCTCATTAGTCGTATGTCTTCCACGCTTTTAGACTTACTAACATGCCGAAATAATCGGGCCTAAGGTTAATGATGTGGTAATTCGGTCCATTCCAAGTGGCCTTCCAGAGTTCTCCACGTGGTCTCCGACCGCTGGGCCACTATATAGcacagtatataatatttgtatcggTGCCGGTATGGGGATCGCCATATCATCTCATTCACATTTCCGTCTCAACTAACCATACATTGCACAGGTTTTAACGCATACGGCccattttgttaaacttcaGACTGATTTCTCGGACTATACACCTTGCATTTCAAGAAACAACTCGTGAAATCGTTGTTTTTCgctaaattttacatttacaccAAACCGAATCTTCAAATGCACATATAGAACTGAAAAGCAGTCACAGTTGGATGAAATGGTGTCATAGGCCATGCTGTATATTACATAGCAAATTGTTACTCCTATGTGTatacataaatgttattttttttaatcgagATACTGACATGATTGTTTTTTCCTCCCTTTTCAAGACGAGTACAATCTAAACCCGGGTTTAGAGTGGGAGGACGAGTTCACAGGTAGGTTTCAATTCCGACAAAGTCAATCCGCCCAAGTAGAGCCTGTGCCACGTCACTGCATGCCTGTTCGTACTCCTCTTCATATATGTAACGCTATTTATTAGTAGCTGCTAACATCCGCTAGTTCTTAACACCATTTACGTTTGTATGTCCCAATAGCACTTTAGCTTAGCATATTGAAATGATTTTAAGAACTGGCTTATCGTTTTATGTGGATCTATACAGGTGTatcgttaataaaatattcatatctCACACCAAGGTGAACACAGctttaattgtattacaattatttaaaagctatATTCAATTACACTGTTTCAACCAAAGCAATGTCTATCAATCTGTTTTCGtcacagcgtaaacaaaaCATAGATGAATAAAGGGACCAATACAAAAACTTCATACAGATAACTTTATTGACAAAGTAGTTGTAaggagatatttttaaaagggtGGCAACGCACatacgagccttctggcaacgTGGGTGTCCACGCGTATGACGTAACATCAGGCTTTCTGCCCATTTGccgttaaataaaacaaattgttgaCGGCTATTCAAAACCACTTTtcacttaatatattatatacttcaaTTAAAACGTCCTGTATCCATCCATTTACATACGagttataacaattttactatacattatttatgttacacCCTATATTATGCTGAAATAATTTGCATGTGACAGAAAATGTATGCACGATAATCGCCTCAtgtaggtatttttatttatgtgtctCCCAGTGGAGAGCTCGGGAagttttttttgcatttaataATTCGTTGTTTTGTTTAGCTTTCTGTCACGACTTGCTTAATAGTGTGAAGTTTCTATTTCTGATTCGCCACTCATCATTTAAGGTtctttttgcaattttttacCACTTGAAGAATATGTAGATACAAGAAAAAAGAAGGAATCAGTAACAACTGCTCATCCTTTATCCTTATAAAAGCTCATTActgtcttaaaataaatacaatttctcGGGCTAATTTAAGACACCAAGACAGGTTGGGTTTCTTCACTTAGAAGTTTGGTAGTGCTTTAGTTCCATTTTGGATATATTCTAAGGGATTTTATCTATTCCAAAGTATGATTTATACTattcttgtaaaaaaaatagtaaccATGCTTCGGAGTAGACAACGACGACGCTTAAACaatttatcttattataaCAAGTGCTTCAGTTTGGACATACaggttgtaaaaaaaatccttccATCCAGCAATCTACAATTTCAAGATTTCGTACACATTTTgcaaaattaacttttaactgTAGTCAATACACTAATCTTAATCTCATATTCGAACTAATAAGATAAATTGATTAGGATTTTAATACTATCAAATCTTACATTTCGCTAGTAGAGTAGATTTGCTGCTGTCTTACATTCGCTCCACTGTTCCTCACTTGCAAAATGTCTCATGATGTTATGAATTCTACcgaaaactaatatttaaccACATCATTTcaaatatcttatattttcaCATCATGAAGCATAATTTGGCTGACATACTTTCCAAACATAacgtactttaaaaataatacaaaacttgCGAGCCAATAATTTGCTCGCggatttcaaaataattgtattcctcaataaatatataaattaccgATGGTAAGTCAAAGAAAGTAAGTCAATCACGCATGTCCCCCACGCGGCGCACAAGGGCCATTCTTATTCACCGTCCAGTGCTTACATTCGACGGCGACGCCACGCGGCAAGGCGAGGATGAAGAGGCAGCATTCCATGGAAAACTCCCGCCGGGCATCCTGCCCCACGGGCTGCCTACGGTTAAGGAGGTCCAGCCGGCCGTCACCGCGACGCCGCACGAGAAGAAAGAGGAGGAGAAGGAGAAGAAAGGTGCGCATTTAACCGtctttctttctttaaaatgGCAGATAATttagagaaaataaattactttgatATTGTTACTACGACTCCCGTATGTTAAAACCGTacgttttataatactttaattaatatcacGTGGGCTTTATTATATCTACTAAATAAAAgcagttttttatttgttaatattttatttcctaaCAGTTCGGGAGTTGAGCAACGACGAGAAGCAGACGATAATGCTGTCAGCGGAGTTCCAGAAGTTCGTTTCTAAAGCTGGACGCGTCATTGAACGCGCTTTAGCCGAAGAAGTGGACATTTACACGGACTACACTGGCGGTGGAGACAACGAAAATGCGcagtatgttatatattagcCTGTTTACAAACCAtgtcattttcatatatacatacaacatATGGTTCATTCAGTCGCTTCCTTTCCGTGTGTCTTCTGACTATCTCTCTATAGACTTGCTACTTcgtatatagaaataaatcacTGGCGCTACCTTTTcatgtctgggcctcagaatgTAATAGGTTACGCCGTCaatttttggttctaaggcaagccgggtTCCTAACGTAGccagaaattccattggtgcacagccgggaatcgaacctacgatctcggGGATGATATTCTCACGCTGAAGCTAGGCTAAcactgatttaactacttattGTGTAAACGAAGTAAAAATATGTGAAGTTACGCTTTTGAACATCCAAAAATTACTTTACTCCaagtttttaaacaaaggGTGTAGAACAGAAGAGAAGAAATGACAACTTTACGTCCGTTTTATCACCGActtttgttttacaagatCCTTCCTAGGACCTAATATGTatcgaataaaataatactataataatcaCGCCAGATTGTTAAATGAATGCAATCCCCAGGGACGACAAATCTGCAGCGCGTCTCTCCTTGGTCCGCACTTTCTACGACGAGCGCTGGTCTCGGGGCCGCTGCGTGACCTGCGTCGACTGGTCTTCGGCGCACCCCGAACTCCTCCTGGCCTCGTACCACAACAGTGACGATGCACCCCACGACCCGGACGGAGTCTGTCTCATTTGGAACACCAAATTCAAGAAGACGACCCCAGAGGATATCTTCCACTGTCAGTCGCCGGTCATGAGTGCGACTTTTGCTAAGTATGTTCTCGTAATTACTTGCTTAAAAATTTTGACAAACTGggaaactattattattatgtatattattcaaaatacatgCTAATGGGTGTTATAATTACATcaaggattttatttatatttttataataatattattttgtctgATACAGGTTCCATCAAAATCTAATCCTCGGAGGCACTTATTCGGGTCAGATAGTATTGTGGGACAATCGCGTGCAAAAAAGGACGCCCATACAACGCTCGCCGCTGTCTTCGCTCGCACACACTGTATGTTTATCACGAGttatcgtttttttaaattaagcagGTTTCAAAATTAAGCTTTTTAGCTTTTAGCTCAAATCTTAACATGTTCCTATAATAAGAGCTTCTAAATTTACCGTATATAACATTTGTTActtctttatttatagatgacaaataaataaataaaataataatttttgctagccttgaaattaaatttagccATAAATGTCTGCAGCACCCAGTCTACTGTCTGTCGGTAGTGGGCAGTCAGAACGCTCACAACCTGATCTCAGTGTCGACGGACGGTCGGATGTGCTCCTGGTCTTTGGACATGATGTCTCAGCCCCAAGAGACCTTGGACTTGCAGCACAGGCAGAGCAAAGCCGTGGCAGTCACCTCGATGGGATTCCCTCACGGAGATGTTAACAACTTTGTACTGGGAAGTGAGGACGGGAATGTTTACACGGGTGAGTTGTTGGAGAAAAGAGATGGACTCTCTTATTGCTTACGATGTATTCGAGTGAATAGTTCGTCGTTTGGTAATTGGATATAATTCACGAagatattcataataaaataatattcacccAACACAGGATGTCGTCACGGGCAACGTGCCGGCGTGTCGGAGTGCGTGGAGGCGCACGCGGGCCCCGTCACGGCCGTGTCGTGTCACGCAGCGGCCGGACCGCTCGATCTCTCGCACCTCTATCTCACCGCTTCCATGGACTGGAGTGTCAAGCTGTGGAGTCTCAAGGTCAATACTAATTGTATAAAGCTAAATAGATTTTCGGTTGAACGCGCTGATCTCGGCATGTATTATTGTTCGAATTGAATTTTGTCACATGCAAGGTGTTTCATAGGTTATCacgttaaaattataacgCACAAGAAGGCagcgatttaaaattattttgaaattttcaattatatatgttaagcCATTCGGTCACAatgttttcttgtttttttacaaaaaacatcACATTTTATgtagtaaaaatacaattatgggTTATTTCCCATTGATAACTTTTACAATGATGTTGCCgcgtaatattttgtattacgcTATTGTGTGAAAAGTATGGAAATATCTATTTAACCCCTGCCATATATGAGAACAAATTTTGAACAATGCACCAAATTCTTAAtactgttacgaagacgggtcgactgcaatgtttctatatttttccactacttagagaacttttcagcaggctgtaatatgatttctgaccgtttcaggagaggggtcaatcacatattagaaaattgtaattttcataatgttaccctagttttcaggaagctgaaaccttttttcagtcggtttcagaacatgtgtagtcgagtggtgcagttttcaggagacccgttttcaggcgttttcaggcctagttatacccctttgataaaggaatattctagaccgaactttctaggtgtgagacaaggacgaaatgatacgagagagagagagagaagatcagaaatttctcgaaactagacgagcactctagaacgccgtacgacaaggacggagcaacgtgcgaaagagacaaagagtgcgaacgttctagaattgtgcaatcgctacgcagtagcaagcccgcctagaaagttctcgaatattgtttagaattattcccagggatatataagcgagccgaaacgcgactagtcgcctttagttttgaatgcgataacaagagagaaacaccgaagcgataaagtgcgaataaagtgattacaagtgataaagaactgtgtgaagtgtgcaatagtgaagtaataagtgattgtttttgtgtgtgtaattagtgcatctctgctattaatttgtgcccataaattcctcatttgatttaccaataaataaacccttgaagaaatccacggcattttctatccgatcccctagctcgtaacaataccTTAACTATAaccaataataaatctaaaccaacaagaaaaaaacaattttcttaaataattaaaaatat
This is a stretch of genomic DNA from Pieris brassicae chromosome 1, ilPieBrab1.1, whole genome shotgun sequence. It encodes these proteins:
- the LOC123708384 gene encoding cytoplasmic dynein 1 intermediate chain isoform X8, yielding MSTTDRKLELERKKAKLQALRDEKDRRRREKEQKDAEEALHRASTASSLDSRRDLDEMLSSLGVAPVKDVLSSLSSMTSLTPPQTASPDASLPHTDKSSIPHGTPKKPPQLQVVSVQSTDIPPKENLTYAKQTQTTTSGVTELRDAHAADYYDEYNLNPGLEWEDEFTGEDEEAAFHGKLPPGILPHGLPTVKEVQPAVTATPHEKKEEEKEKKVRELSNDEKQTIMLSAEFQKFVSKAGRVIERALAEEVDIYTDYTGGGDNENAQDDKSAARLSLVRTFYDERWSRGRCVTCVDWSSAHPELLLASYHNSDDAPHDPDGVCLIWNTKFKKTTPEDIFHCQSPVMSATFAKFHQNLILGGTYSGQIVLWDNRVQKRTPIQRSPLSSLAHTHPVYCLSVVGSQNAHNLISVSTDGRMCSWSLDMMSQPQETLDLQHRQSKAVAVTSMGFPHGDVNNFVLGSEDGNVYTGCRHGQRAGVSECVEAHAGPVTAVSCHAAAGPLDLSHLYLTASMDWSVKLWSLKENKPLYSFEDSGDYVSDARWSPVHPALFAAVDAHGRLDLWNLNRDTEVPIASITSQDGVAFNRVSWSPNGALLTAGDDAGKIWVYELAEQVYQPRHDEWTKLVYTLQELRNNQLDEETDRLSVTSGPPSLGSLTSLASNPLR
- the LOC123708384 gene encoding cytoplasmic dynein 1 intermediate chain isoform X9, with product MSTTDRKLELERKKAKLQALRDEKDRRRREKEQKDAEEALHRASTASSLDSRRDLDEMLSSLGVAPVKDVLSSLSSMTSLTPPQTASPDASLPHTDKSSIPHGTPKKPPQLQVVSVQSTDIPPKENLTYAKQTQTTTSGVTELRDAHAADYYVLTFDGDATRQGEDEEAAFHGKLPPGILPHGLPTVKEVQPAVTATPHEKKEEEKEKKVRELSNDEKQTIMLSAEFQKFVSKAGRVIERALAEEVDIYTDYTGGGDNENAQDDKSAARLSLVRTFYDERWSRGRCVTCVDWSSAHPELLLASYHNSDDAPHDPDGVCLIWNTKFKKTTPEDIFHCQSPVMSATFAKFHQNLILGGTYSGQIVLWDNRVQKRTPIQRSPLSSLAHTHPVYCLSVVGSQNAHNLISVSTDGRMCSWSLDMMSQPQETLDLQHRQSKAVAVTSMGFPHGDVNNFVLGSEDGNVYTGCRHGQRAGVSECVEAHAGPVTAVSCHAAAGPLDLSHLYLTASMDWSVKLWSLKENKPLYSFEDSGDYVSDARWSPVHPALFAAVDAHGRLDLWNLNRDTEVPIASITSQDGVAFNRVSWSPNGALLTAGDDAGKIWVYELAEQVYQPRHDEWTKLVYTLQELRNNQLDEETDRLSVTSGPPSLGSLTSLASNPLR
- the LOC123708384 gene encoding cytoplasmic dynein 1 intermediate chain isoform X11, with protein sequence MSTTDRKLELERKKAKLQALRDEKDRRRREKEQKDAEEALHRASTASSLDSRRDLDEMLSSLGVAPVKDVLSSLSSMTSLTPPQTASPDASLPHTDKSSIPHGTPKKPPQLQVVSVQSTDIPPKENLTYAKQTQTTTSGVTELRDDEYNLNPGLEWEDEFTGEDEEAAFHGKLPPGILPHGLPTVKEVQPAVTATPHEKKEEEKEKKVRELSNDEKQTIMLSAEFQKFVSKAGRVIERALAEEVDIYTDYTGGGDNENAQDDKSAARLSLVRTFYDERWSRGRCVTCVDWSSAHPELLLASYHNSDDAPHDPDGVCLIWNTKFKKTTPEDIFHCQSPVMSATFAKFHQNLILGGTYSGQIVLWDNRVQKRTPIQRSPLSSLAHTHPVYCLSVVGSQNAHNLISVSTDGRMCSWSLDMMSQPQETLDLQHRQSKAVAVTSMGFPHGDVNNFVLGSEDGNVYTGCRHGQRAGVSECVEAHAGPVTAVSCHAAAGPLDLSHLYLTASMDWSVKLWSLKENKPLYSFEDSGDYVSDARWSPVHPALFAAVDAHGRLDLWNLNRDTEVPIASITSQDGVAFNRVSWSPNGALLTAGDDAGKIWVYELAEQVYQPRHDEWTKLVYTLQELRNNQLDEETDRLSVTSGPPSLGSLTSLASNPLR
- the LOC123708384 gene encoding cytoplasmic dynein 1 intermediate chain isoform X12 — encoded protein: MSTTDRKLELERKKAKLQALRDEKDRRRREKEQKDAEEALHRASTASSLDSRRDLDEMLSSLGVAPVKDVLSSLSSMTSLTPPQTASPDASLPHTDKSSIPHGTPKKPPQLQVVSVQSTDIPPKENLTYAKQTQTTTSGVTELRDAHAADYYGEDEEAAFHGKLPPGILPHGLPTVKEVQPAVTATPHEKKEEEKEKKVRELSNDEKQTIMLSAEFQKFVSKAGRVIERALAEEVDIYTDYTGGGDNENAQDDKSAARLSLVRTFYDERWSRGRCVTCVDWSSAHPELLLASYHNSDDAPHDPDGVCLIWNTKFKKTTPEDIFHCQSPVMSATFAKFHQNLILGGTYSGQIVLWDNRVQKRTPIQRSPLSSLAHTHPVYCLSVVGSQNAHNLISVSTDGRMCSWSLDMMSQPQETLDLQHRQSKAVAVTSMGFPHGDVNNFVLGSEDGNVYTGCRHGQRAGVSECVEAHAGPVTAVSCHAAAGPLDLSHLYLTASMDWSVKLWSLKENKPLYSFEDSGDYVSDARWSPVHPALFAAVDAHGRLDLWNLNRDTEVPIASITSQDGVAFNRVSWSPNGALLTAGDDAGKIWVYELAEQVYQPRHDEWTKLVYTLQELRNNQLDEETDRLSVTSGPPSLGSLTSLASNPLR
- the LOC123708384 gene encoding cytoplasmic dynein 1 intermediate chain isoform X7 gives rise to the protein MSTTDRKLELERKKAKLQALRDEKDRRRREKEQKDAEEALHRASTASSLDSRRDLDEMLSSLGVAPVKDVLSSLSSMTSLTPPQTASPDASLPHTDKSSIPHGTPKKPPQLQVVSVQSTDIPPKENLTYAKQTQTTTSGVTELRDGYMEDWWRPRKDEYNLNPGLEWEDEFTGEDEEAAFHGKLPPGILPHGLPTVKEVQPAVTATPHEKKEEEKEKKVRELSNDEKQTIMLSAEFQKFVSKAGRVIERALAEEVDIYTDYTGGGDNENAQDDKSAARLSLVRTFYDERWSRGRCVTCVDWSSAHPELLLASYHNSDDAPHDPDGVCLIWNTKFKKTTPEDIFHCQSPVMSATFAKFHQNLILGGTYSGQIVLWDNRVQKRTPIQRSPLSSLAHTHPVYCLSVVGSQNAHNLISVSTDGRMCSWSLDMMSQPQETLDLQHRQSKAVAVTSMGFPHGDVNNFVLGSEDGNVYTGCRHGQRAGVSECVEAHAGPVTAVSCHAAAGPLDLSHLYLTASMDWSVKLWSLKENKPLYSFEDSGDYVSDARWSPVHPALFAAVDAHGRLDLWNLNRDTEVPIASITSQDGVAFNRVSWSPNGALLTAGDDAGKIWVYELAEQVYQPRHDEWTKLVYTLQELRNNQLDEETDRLSVTSGPPSLGSLTSLASNPLR
- the LOC123708384 gene encoding cytoplasmic dynein 1 intermediate chain isoform X6 encodes the protein MSTTDRKLELERKKAKLQALRDEKDRRRREKEQKDAEEALHRASTASSLDSRRDLDEMLSSLGVAPVKDVLSSLSSMTSLTPPQTASPDASLPHTDKSSIPHGTPKKPPQLQVVSVQSTDIPPKENLTYAKQTQTTTSGVTELRDDEYNLNPGLEWEDEFTVLTFDGDATRQGEDEEAAFHGKLPPGILPHGLPTVKEVQPAVTATPHEKKEEEKEKKVRELSNDEKQTIMLSAEFQKFVSKAGRVIERALAEEVDIYTDYTGGGDNENAQDDKSAARLSLVRTFYDERWSRGRCVTCVDWSSAHPELLLASYHNSDDAPHDPDGVCLIWNTKFKKTTPEDIFHCQSPVMSATFAKFHQNLILGGTYSGQIVLWDNRVQKRTPIQRSPLSSLAHTHPVYCLSVVGSQNAHNLISVSTDGRMCSWSLDMMSQPQETLDLQHRQSKAVAVTSMGFPHGDVNNFVLGSEDGNVYTGCRHGQRAGVSECVEAHAGPVTAVSCHAAAGPLDLSHLYLTASMDWSVKLWSLKENKPLYSFEDSGDYVSDARWSPVHPALFAAVDAHGRLDLWNLNRDTEVPIASITSQDGVAFNRVSWSPNGALLTAGDDAGKIWVYELAEQVYQPRHDEWTKLVYTLQELRNNQLDEETDRLSVTSGPPSLGSLTSLASNPLR